A section of the Arcobacter roscoffensis genome encodes:
- a CDS encoding tetratricopeptide repeat protein, whose translation MSKIVYNPNIFEQEDIDKAKKIILTNEGDLKSEERWEKETPFIVDDIVEKLQINENMTLLDFGCGIGRVAKELIEKTSCKVIGVDISSSMRDMAKKYVNSQNFKAISPQDLEENIKKGFRFDAAYSIWVLQHCLSPQMEIDTIKKALKKDALFYVLNNKISAVPTNKGWKNNGVNIHDILKLRFEQLDESSLPIEIADEKISKLTFISFLKNSKGFKTLSSNQEVINLANQALQEYKKGNLEACKKLYLKVLEIEENNEDALANLGVISKALGNSKEAINYYIKAIKINPHNALTYNNLGNALKDVKDYKRAIQAFSDCIKRDPKNFNAYNNLGITFEALKDSNKAIWAYKEAVKINPNFSKAVNNIGVILYKQEKYEEAIQIFKIALNIDKNYHELHSNIGACLNKLKKYDEAIKSLDLAIEKDPKNAGAYTNLGNVYNKIHEYKKAAKLHEKSIELAPNGVNAYSNVGTSYKYLNQANKAIESYKKAIELDPSFVNAHFDLATMYLAKGDYENGFKEYEYRFQKDEMKAHIFNNKDIFSKPMFTGKEDIKDKTLLIHSEQGFGDSLQFIRFISDIKEKFSCKIAVKCRDELKELFKCLEEIDILTDRSEDTPSFDYHLPLMSMPYILGIKDIKELKQDKGYLKAKKDDNFKITKKKGTLNIGICWSASVTGESYDGKVFDLSYLEKLVKSEKVNVYSLQVGPEKEDIKKLGFEDDIIDLTEQLTDFSKTASLINELDLVISSDTSVAHLTGALNKPVWVPLQKIPDWRWQNKGEKSLWYPSAKLFRQKTNRVWDSVFQSIYDKLFSNFKIKV comes from the coding sequence ATGAGTAAAATAGTTTATAATCCAAATATTTTTGAACAAGAAGATATTGACAAAGCAAAAAAAATCATCCTTACAAATGAGGGTGATTTAAAAAGTGAAGAAAGATGGGAAAAAGAGACACCTTTTATTGTAGATGATATTGTAGAAAAATTACAAATAAATGAAAACATGACTCTTTTAGATTTTGGTTGTGGTATTGGAAGAGTAGCAAAAGAGCTTATAGAAAAAACTTCTTGTAAAGTAATAGGGGTTGATATTTCAAGTTCTATGAGAGATATGGCAAAGAAGTATGTAAATAGCCAAAATTTTAAAGCTATATCTCCACAAGATTTAGAAGAGAATATAAAAAAAGGCTTTAGATTTGATGCTGCTTATAGTATTTGGGTTTTACAACACTGTCTAAGTCCTCAAATGGAAATTGATACAATCAAAAAAGCTTTAAAAAAAGATGCTTTATTTTATGTCTTAAACAATAAAATAAGTGCAGTTCCAACAAACAAAGGTTGGAAAAACAATGGAGTTAATATTCATGATATTTTAAAACTAAGATTTGAACAGCTTGATGAAAGTTCATTACCTATAGAAATAGCTGATGAGAAAATATCAAAACTTACTTTTATAAGTTTTCTTAAAAACTCAAAGGGTTTTAAAACTCTTTCATCAAATCAAGAAGTTATAAACTTAGCAAATCAGGCATTGCAAGAGTACAAAAAAGGAAACCTTGAAGCTTGTAAAAAGCTATATTTAAAAGTATTAGAGATTGAAGAAAACAATGAAGATGCCCTAGCAAACTTAGGAGTTATCTCAAAGGCTTTAGGAAATAGTAAGGAAGCCATAAACTACTATATAAAAGCAATAAAAATAAACCCTCATAATGCTTTGACATACAATAATCTAGGAAATGCTTTAAAAGACGTAAAAGATTATAAAAGAGCTATTCAAGCTTTTAGTGATTGTATAAAAAGAGATCCAAAAAACTTTAATGCATATAATAACTTAGGAATTACTTTTGAAGCATTAAAAGACTCAAATAAAGCGATTTGGGCATATAAAGAAGCTGTGAAAATAAATCCAAACTTTTCAAAAGCTGTAAATAATATTGGAGTAATACTTTATAAACAAGAAAAGTATGAAGAAGCAATACAAATATTTAAAATTGCACTAAATATTGATAAAAATTACCATGAGTTACATAGTAATATTGGAGCTTGTTTAAATAAACTAAAAAAGTACGATGAAGCTATTAAGTCTTTAGATTTAGCCATAGAAAAAGACCCAAAAAATGCGGGAGCTTATACAAATCTAGGAAATGTATATAATAAAATCCATGAGTATAAAAAAGCTGCAAAATTACATGAAAAGTCAATTGAGTTAGCACCAAATGGTGTAAATGCTTATAGTAATGTTGGAACTTCATATAAGTATTTAAACCAAGCAAATAAAGCAATTGAGTCATATAAAAAAGCAATTGAGCTTGACCCAAGTTTTGTAAATGCTCACTTTGATTTAGCAACTATGTATTTAGCTAAAGGTGATTATGAAAATGGTTTTAAAGAGTATGAGTATAGATTCCAAAAAGATGAAATGAAAGCTCATATCTTTAATAATAAAGATATTTTCTCAAAACCTATGTTTACAGGTAAAGAAGATATAAAAGATAAAACACTTTTAATTCACTCTGAGCAAGGGTTTGGGGATTCATTACAGTTTATTAGATTTATCTCTGATATTAAAGAAAAGTTTTCTTGTAAAATAGCTGTGAAATGTAGAGATGAACTAAAAGAGCTATTTAAGTGTTTAGAAGAAATTGATATTTTAACTGATAGAAGTGAAGATACACCTTCATTTGATTATCATTTACCTCTTATGAGTATGCCTTATATTTTAGGAATAAAAGATATAAAAGAACTAAAGCAAGACAAGGGATACTTAAAAGCAAAAAAAGATGATAACTTCAAAATAACAAAGAAAAAAGGAACTTTAAATATTGGAATTTGTTGGAGTGCTTCTGTAACAGGTGAGAGTTATGATGGAAAAGTTTTTGATTTAAGTTATTTAGAAAAGCTTGTAAAAAGTGAAAAAGTAAATGTATATTCACTTCAAGTGGGTCCTGAAAAAGAAGATATAAAAAAACTTGGCTTTGAAGATGATATTATAGATTTAACAGAGCAGCTAACAGACTTTTCTAAAACAGCAAGTTTGATAAATGAACTTGATTTAGTAATCTCATCTGATACATCAGTTGCTCATTTAACTGGTGCTTTAAATAAACCAGTTTGGGTTCCACTACAAAAAATACCTGATTGGAGATGGCAAAATAAAGGTGAAAAATCTTTATGGTATCCAAGTGCAAAACTATTCAGACAAAAAACAAATAGGGTTTGGGATAGCGTATTTCAGTCTATTTATGATAAACTTTTTTCTAATTTTAAAATAAAAGTTTAG
- a CDS encoding type I secretion system permease/ATPase, with the protein MEETLNTNENIENNDEINQREEYPLLYSLKYILDFYFGEISIDTILNLCASTSNGFTPEIAIDVIQEVGLSAVSKDISALDIPNHFFPCIIIDENDKPYVYLKKDRDIYLFDPVTQKQVQEAPVFLKNFKKAILVFRNPSKKETLEKPRDKSWFWNPVKTFWRSYIEVGFLTLFINIFALAVPLFTMSVYDRVVPNNATETLFVLASGVVIILLFDVYFKSVRNHIIEKVGKKLGVYLEEELMKRMLTIKSEYDTTLVGSKANLFRELAQIKDFFATKSILQVIDLPFFFIAVFVIFLISPTVAAVPIVVAILIVIFNIFMQIPISNLSKKNVENIQAKNSYLVETIQGSEIIKLSNATSTKLFNWRNLVAVTESITQKIQSLNVFSMNLSQTVVQFVTMAVIVVGVFEIANKNLTVGGLIAVTILASRAMVPVIQTSMMVIKLKEIKESLNNINEFWHLPLENEKKPDIGLGKIKGEIEFKDVEFFYKNSKYPSLAECNLKIQPGEKVGIIGQTGAGKTTFMRLLTGLDSATKGSVYLDSHEISTIHPVEVRQNVGVMPQEPFLFSGTLKENIELSNPISKEKLMSIIKLTGLDELVKKSGQGDALQVGERGNNLSVGQRHLVALARAVLNDPSIVVLDEPTTGMDIGLEKTLISHIKKLLEEKTLIVITHRFAALELVDRVIVLNNGKIVADGPKNQVLAALQQKK; encoded by the coding sequence TTGGAAGAGACGTTAAATACAAACGAAAATATAGAAAATAATGATGAAATAAACCAAAGAGAAGAGTATCCTTTACTTTACTCTTTGAAATATATTTTAGACTTTTACTTTGGTGAAATATCTATTGATACAATCTTAAATCTTTGTGCTTCAACTTCAAATGGCTTTACTCCTGAAATAGCTATTGATGTAATTCAAGAAGTAGGTCTTAGTGCAGTTTCAAAAGATATAAGTGCCCTAGATATACCAAACCACTTTTTCCCATGTATTATTATTGATGAAAATGATAAACCTTACGTGTATCTAAAAAAAGATAGAGATATTTATCTTTTTGACCCAGTAACACAAAAACAAGTTCAAGAAGCACCTGTTTTTTTAAAAAACTTCAAAAAAGCAATATTAGTTTTTAGAAACCCAAGCAAAAAAGAGACTTTAGAAAAACCAAGAGACAAAAGTTGGTTTTGGAATCCTGTAAAAACATTTTGGAGATCTTATATTGAAGTTGGATTTTTAACACTTTTTATAAACATTTTTGCATTAGCTGTACCTTTGTTTACTATGAGTGTATATGATAGAGTTGTTCCAAATAATGCAACAGAAACACTATTTGTTTTAGCAAGTGGAGTTGTAATAATACTTCTTTTTGATGTATATTTTAAGAGTGTTAGAAATCATATAATAGAAAAAGTTGGTAAAAAACTTGGGGTTTACTTAGAAGAAGAACTTATGAAAAGAATGCTTACAATAAAGTCTGAGTATGATACGACACTGGTTGGTTCAAAAGCAAATCTTTTTAGGGAACTTGCTCAAATAAAAGACTTTTTTGCTACAAAATCAATCTTACAAGTAATCGACTTACCATTTTTCTTTATAGCTGTTTTTGTGATTTTTTTAATATCTCCAACAGTTGCAGCCGTTCCAATAGTAGTTGCAATTTTAATTGTAATATTTAATATTTTTATGCAAATACCAATTTCAAATTTAAGTAAAAAAAATGTAGAGAATATTCAAGCTAAAAATAGTTATTTAGTAGAGACTATTCAAGGTAGTGAGATTATTAAGCTATCAAATGCAACATCAACTAAACTATTTAATTGGAGAAATTTAGTTGCAGTAACAGAATCAATTACTCAAAAAATCCAATCTTTAAATGTATTTTCTATGAACTTATCTCAAACTGTTGTTCAGTTTGTAACTATGGCAGTTATCGTGGTTGGGGTATTTGAAATAGCTAATAAAAACTTAACAGTTGGGGGATTAATAGCTGTTACTATTTTAGCAAGCAGGGCAATGGTTCCTGTAATTCAAACTTCTATGATGGTTATTAAATTAAAAGAGATAAAAGAATCACTTAATAATATAAATGAGTTTTGGCATCTTCCTTTAGAAAATGAGAAAAAACCAGATATTGGTCTTGGTAAAATAAAAGGTGAAATTGAGTTTAAAGATGTTGAGTTCTTTTATAAAAATAGTAAATATCCATCACTTGCAGAGTGTAACTTAAAAATCCAGCCAGGAGAGAAAGTAGGTATTATAGGTCAAACTGGTGCTGGTAAAACTACATTTATGAGACTTCTAACTGGACTTGATAGTGCAACTAAAGGAAGTGTATATTTAGATAGTCATGAAATTTCTACAATACATCCTGTTGAAGTTAGACAAAATGTAGGTGTTATGCCTCAAGAGCCTTTCTTGTTCTCAGGAACATTAAAAGAAAACATCGAGTTATCAAACCCAATAAGTAAAGAAAAACTTATGTCGATTATAAAACTAACAGGTTTAGATGAGTTAGTAAAAAAATCAGGACAAGGTGATGCCTTGCAAGTAGGGGAAAGAGGAAATAACTTATCAGTAGGACAAAGACACTTAGTTGCCCTTGCAAGAGCAGTATTAAATGACCCTTCAATCGTTGTTTTAGATGAACCAACAACAGGTATGGATATAGGTTTAGAGAAAACTTTGATTAGTCATATTAAAAAACTTCTTGAAGAAAAAACATTGATTGTAATTACACATAGGTTTGCAGCCTTAGAGCTAGTAGATAGAGTTATTGTTTTAAACAATGGAAAAATAGTAGCAGATGGACCTAAAAATCAGGTTTTAGCTGCATTACAA